A region from the Streptosporangium sp. NBC_01756 genome encodes:
- a CDS encoding ABC transporter substrate-binding protein, which translates to MAGALLLAGCGSNPPESEGALGGTASASGTPAVTQTRDQALHDRLPDKVKTAGKLISANNGSFPPYEIAGPDGRSLTGVSAELSEALGGLLGVKIEHVTVDGLPSTLTGIEAGRYDFAIGPVGDFPERQVSNDFVDWVREFVVFAVAKGNPRKINSIADTCGLKISVMAGGSAEKVIKGQSDTCVKEGKPKIDVQSYKDQPTSILAVRSGRADAFFSSQAPLTYFVKQSGGALELVGTGKPNGFDDLFQGAVVAKDSPLRDVLKDAVQKLIDDGTYQKIMDKWGTTGNMLDKAGINLAVAK; encoded by the coding sequence GTGGCCGGTGCCCTGCTGCTGGCCGGATGCGGATCCAACCCGCCGGAGAGCGAGGGCGCCCTGGGTGGCACGGCGTCGGCCAGCGGCACCCCCGCCGTCACCCAGACCAGAGACCAGGCGCTGCACGACCGCCTGCCCGACAAGGTGAAGACCGCGGGCAAGCTGATCTCGGCGAACAACGGCTCGTTCCCGCCCTACGAGATCGCCGGACCGGACGGCAGGTCCCTGACCGGGGTCTCCGCCGAGCTGTCCGAGGCGCTGGGCGGCCTGCTCGGCGTCAAGATCGAGCACGTCACGGTGGACGGCCTGCCGAGCACGCTCACCGGGATCGAGGCCGGACGCTACGACTTCGCCATCGGTCCCGTCGGTGACTTCCCCGAGCGGCAGGTCTCCAACGACTTCGTCGACTGGGTGCGCGAGTTCGTGGTGTTCGCTGTGGCGAAGGGCAACCCCCGCAAGATCAATTCGATCGCCGACACCTGCGGGCTGAAGATCTCGGTCATGGCCGGCGGGTCCGCCGAGAAGGTGATCAAGGGGCAGTCCGACACCTGCGTCAAGGAAGGCAAGCCGAAGATCGACGTCCAGTCGTACAAGGACCAGCCGACCTCGATCCTGGCGGTCCGCTCCGGCCGCGCCGACGCCTTCTTCTCCTCGCAGGCGCCGCTCACCTACTTCGTCAAGCAGTCGGGCGGCGCGCTCGAACTCGTCGGTACCGGCAAGCCCAACGGATTCGACGACCTGTTCCAGGGAGCCGTGGTGGCCAAGGACTCGCCACTGCGTGACGTGCTCAAGGACGCCGTCCAGAAGCTGATCGACGACGGCACCTACCAGAAGATCATGGATAAGTGGGGTACGACCGGCAACATGCTCGACAAGGCCGGCATCAACCTGGCGGTCGCGAAATGA
- a CDS encoding amino acid ABC transporter permease, with amino-acid sequence MTTATERRSTPEIDVAGAARTRHPLRWVASVVLLVLAAQLVNMLVTNGNFQWDVVGRYVNAQVIGTGIVTTLFLTVIAMAVGVVGGVLIAMGRLSENPVARVTSGLYVWFFRGTPVLVQLVLWYNLSALMPRISLGIPFGPSFVTGETNQLITPLLAAVLGLGLNEVAYMAEIIRGGLLSVDPGQTEAASALGMSRGRTFRKIVLPQAMRFIVPPTGSQVISMLKATSLVSVIALADLLYTVQSIYNRTFQTIPLLIVACIWYLVITSILYIGQSFIERHYARGATRNAPQSFWSFLLFRRRRPPAAPTSTETPS; translated from the coding sequence ATGACCACCGCCACGGAGCGGCGATCAACCCCGGAGATCGACGTGGCGGGGGCCGCGCGGACGCGCCACCCGCTGCGCTGGGTGGCCTCGGTCGTCCTGCTCGTACTGGCGGCCCAGCTGGTGAACATGCTGGTCACCAACGGCAACTTCCAGTGGGACGTGGTCGGCCGCTACGTCAACGCGCAGGTCATCGGGACAGGCATCGTGACGACGCTGTTCCTCACCGTGATCGCGATGGCGGTCGGCGTGGTGGGCGGGGTGCTCATCGCGATGGGCCGGCTCTCCGAGAACCCCGTCGCGCGGGTGACCTCCGGGCTCTACGTCTGGTTCTTCCGCGGCACGCCCGTCCTGGTGCAGCTCGTGCTCTGGTACAACCTGTCGGCGCTCATGCCCCGGATCTCGCTCGGCATCCCGTTCGGGCCGTCGTTCGTCACGGGCGAGACCAACCAGCTGATCACGCCGCTGCTCGCCGCGGTCCTCGGCCTCGGGCTCAACGAGGTCGCCTACATGGCGGAGATCATCCGAGGGGGCCTGCTCTCGGTCGACCCCGGCCAGACCGAGGCCGCGTCGGCGCTCGGCATGAGCCGCGGGCGCACCTTCCGCAAGATCGTCCTGCCTCAGGCCATGCGGTTCATCGTGCCGCCGACCGGCAGCCAGGTCATCAGCATGCTGAAGGCCACCTCGCTGGTCAGCGTCATCGCCCTCGCCGATCTGCTGTACACCGTGCAATCGATCTACAACCGCACCTTCCAGACCATCCCGCTGCTGATCGTGGCGTGCATCTGGTACCTGGTGATCACGTCGATCCTGTACATCGGCCAGTCCTTCATCGAGCGCCACTACGCACGCGGGGCGACCCGCAACGCCCCGCAGAGTTTCTGGAGCTTCCTTCTGTTCCGGCGACGCCGGCCACCGGCGGCCCCGACATCCACGGAGACACCATCGTGA
- a CDS encoding amino acid ABC transporter ATP-binding protein yields MVHARAVRKSFGHLEVLKGIDLDVQRGEVVVILGPSGSGKSTFLRCVNHLETIDGGAIHVDGELMGFDASGGRVRHLRTREITRQRREIGMVFQQFNLFPHFTVVRNIIEAPVGVRGESRGKARERALALLKRVGLEDKAHSYPRQLSGGQQQRVAIARALAMEPKLMLFDEPTSALDPELVGEVLATMKDLANDGLTMIVVTHEVGFAREVADRVVFMDGGVVVEAGPPAEVLDNPSNPRTRAFLSRVL; encoded by the coding sequence ATGGTCCACGCCAGGGCCGTACGTAAGAGCTTCGGCCACCTGGAGGTGCTCAAGGGCATCGACCTGGACGTCCAGCGGGGCGAGGTGGTCGTCATCCTCGGTCCTTCCGGATCCGGGAAGTCGACGTTCCTGCGCTGCGTCAACCACCTGGAGACCATCGACGGCGGCGCCATCCACGTCGACGGCGAGCTGATGGGCTTCGACGCCTCCGGCGGGCGGGTACGGCACCTGCGGACCCGGGAGATCACCCGTCAGCGCCGGGAGATCGGCATGGTCTTCCAGCAGTTCAACCTCTTCCCGCACTTCACGGTGGTGCGGAACATCATCGAGGCGCCGGTGGGCGTGCGCGGTGAGTCACGCGGCAAGGCGCGGGAGCGGGCCCTGGCCCTGCTGAAGCGGGTCGGCCTGGAAGACAAGGCGCACAGCTACCCCCGCCAGCTCTCCGGCGGTCAGCAGCAGCGCGTCGCCATCGCCCGGGCCCTGGCGATGGAGCCCAAGCTGATGCTCTTCGACGAGCCGACCAGCGCGCTGGACCCCGAGCTCGTGGGCGAGGTGCTCGCCACCATGAAGGACCTCGCCAACGACGGTCTCACCATGATCGTCGTCACGCACGAGGTCGGGTTCGCCCGTGAGGTGGCCGACCGGGTCGTCTTCATGGACGGCGGGGTCGTCGTCGAGGCCGGCCCGCCCGCCGAGGTCCTGGACAACCCGAGCAATCCGCGGACCCGGGCGTTCCTCAGCAGGGTCCTCTGA
- the guaA gene encoding glutamine-hydrolyzing GMP synthase, which yields MFPLGVLVSEFDTVLVVDFGAQYAQLIARRVRECHVYSEIVPSTMPVEEMMAKKPKAIILSGGPSSVYAEGAPAAPAGLFETGVPTFGICYGFQVMAQALGGQVARTGLAEYGGTQLDVAQEGVLFAGLPVKQSVWMSHGDSVAAAPEDFLVTAATAQTPVAAFEHPGKGLYGVQFHPEVLHSEHGQAVLKHFLDAAGCRPSWTMLNIVEDAVEAVRAQIGPEGRAICALSGGVDSAVAAAMVQRAIGDRLTCVFVDHGLLRKGEAEQVERDFVAVTGVKLRVVNAQERFLKALDGVVDPEDKRKIIGREFIRVFEDEQRAILADGPVDFLVQGTLYPDVVESGGGTGTANIKSHHNVGGLPDDLRFSLVEPLRALFKDEVRRAGEELGLPPAMVWRQPFPGPGLGIRIIGAVTHDRLELLREADAIAREELSRAGLDREIWQCPVVLLADVRSVGVQGDGRTYGHPVVLRPVSSEDAMTADWSRVPYDVLARISTRITNEVREVNRVVLDVTSKPPGTIEWE from the coding sequence GTGTTTCCTTTGGGGGTCTTGGTGTCTGAGTTCGACACGGTCCTGGTCGTCGACTTCGGTGCGCAGTACGCGCAGCTGATCGCGCGACGGGTGCGTGAATGCCACGTCTACTCCGAGATCGTCCCCTCGACGATGCCGGTGGAGGAGATGATGGCCAAGAAGCCCAAGGCCATCATCCTGTCCGGCGGCCCGTCGTCGGTCTACGCCGAAGGCGCCCCCGCCGCGCCCGCCGGCCTGTTCGAGACCGGGGTGCCCACCTTCGGCATCTGCTACGGCTTCCAGGTCATGGCCCAGGCGCTGGGCGGCCAGGTGGCCAGGACCGGCCTCGCGGAGTACGGCGGGACCCAGCTCGACGTGGCCCAGGAAGGCGTGCTCTTCGCCGGCCTGCCCGTGAAGCAGTCGGTCTGGATGTCCCACGGCGACAGCGTCGCCGCGGCCCCCGAGGACTTCCTCGTCACCGCCGCGACCGCGCAGACGCCGGTCGCCGCCTTCGAGCACCCCGGCAAGGGCCTGTACGGCGTGCAGTTCCACCCCGAGGTCCTGCACTCCGAGCACGGTCAGGCGGTGCTGAAGCACTTCCTCGACGCGGCGGGCTGCCGTCCCTCCTGGACGATGCTCAACATCGTCGAGGACGCCGTCGAGGCGGTCCGCGCCCAGATCGGCCCGGAAGGACGCGCCATCTGCGCGCTGTCGGGCGGAGTGGACTCCGCGGTCGCCGCAGCGATGGTGCAGCGAGCCATCGGCGACCGTCTGACCTGTGTGTTCGTCGACCACGGGCTGCTGCGCAAGGGCGAGGCCGAGCAGGTCGAGCGCGACTTCGTGGCCGTCACCGGCGTCAAGCTCCGGGTCGTGAACGCCCAGGAACGCTTCCTCAAGGCGCTCGACGGGGTCGTCGACCCGGAGGACAAGCGCAAGATCATCGGACGTGAGTTCATCCGGGTCTTCGAGGACGAGCAGCGCGCCATCCTCGCCGACGGCCCGGTCGACTTCCTCGTCCAGGGCACCCTCTACCCCGACGTGGTCGAGTCCGGTGGCGGCACCGGCACCGCCAACATCAAGTCGCACCACAACGTCGGAGGCCTCCCGGACGACCTGCGGTTCTCACTGGTGGAGCCGCTGCGCGCGCTGTTCAAGGACGAGGTCCGCCGCGCGGGCGAGGAGCTCGGCCTACCTCCCGCGATGGTCTGGCGCCAGCCGTTCCCCGGCCCCGGCCTGGGCATCCGCATCATCGGCGCGGTCACCCACGACCGCCTGGAGCTCCTCCGCGAGGCCGACGCCATCGCCCGGGAAGAGCTCTCCCGCGCGGGTCTCGACCGGGAGATCTGGCAGTGCCCGGTCGTCCTGCTCGCCGACGTCCGTTCGGTGGGCGTCCAGGGCGACGGCCGCACCTACGGGCACCCGGTCGTCCTGCGCCCGGTCTCCAGCGAGGACGCCATGACCGCGGACTGGTCCCGCGTCCCCTACGACGTGCTCGCCCGCATCTCCACCCGGATCACCAACGAGGTCCGCGAGGTCAACCGCGTGGTCCTCGACGTGACCAGCAAGCCCCCGGGCACCATCGAGTGGGAGTAG
- a CDS encoding acyltransferase family protein, translating into MSSTVNGARSSTAAAATRLAWLDALRGLAAVAVLLEHLLPGFMPALRPYWFNLGMYGVLVFFLVSGYIIPVSLEGRGDVRAFWISRVFRLYPVYLLVAAAVLLTAFWMPVREQVPRDLSSVSAHVTMLLDVVHLGGLADTMWTLSYEMVFYLVVTALFVRGLHRRSGTLAVGFGAVAVVAGLTLSAPLLKGPWPAYLSGVLFLVGMACLISGRFRTTAAYVLGGMSVVLLLFGSFVPWLGAAILAVMFAGTAIRRWEQGTGGLWPVAGVTVLVALSPVWAPQAGWWWVQPGVWFTTIALAGATFAGAMALRHRRLPRFLVRLGLISYSLYLLHHPLLRLVNALAGDVRAMQPVVQVALSAGFVAVVIGLSRLTYRYVELPMQRLGRRVAQRLSAGDSALSAPPKGVSSESSSSFSLPTG; encoded by the coding sequence GTGTCCTCGACAGTCAACGGTGCCCGATCTTCCACGGCCGCTGCCGCCACCCGGCTGGCCTGGCTGGACGCGCTGCGCGGGCTCGCCGCCGTCGCGGTCCTGCTGGAACATCTGCTGCCCGGGTTCATGCCCGCCCTCCGGCCCTACTGGTTCAACCTCGGGATGTACGGCGTCCTGGTGTTCTTCCTGGTCAGCGGCTACATCATCCCGGTCTCGCTGGAGGGGCGCGGCGACGTCCGCGCCTTCTGGATCAGCCGCGTGTTCCGGCTCTACCCGGTCTACCTGCTGGTCGCGGCCGCCGTCCTGCTGACGGCCTTCTGGATGCCGGTCCGCGAGCAGGTGCCCCGCGATCTGTCGTCGGTGTCCGCGCACGTCACGATGCTGCTGGACGTGGTCCACCTCGGCGGGCTGGCCGACACCATGTGGACGCTCTCCTACGAGATGGTCTTCTACCTGGTGGTGACCGCGCTGTTCGTCCGCGGTCTGCACCGCCGGAGCGGGACCCTCGCCGTGGGGTTCGGCGCCGTGGCGGTCGTCGCCGGGCTGACGCTGTCCGCGCCGCTGCTCAAAGGTCCCTGGCCCGCCTACCTGTCGGGCGTGCTCTTCCTCGTGGGCATGGCCTGCCTGATCAGCGGCCGGTTCCGGACCACCGCCGCCTACGTCCTCGGCGGCATGTCCGTGGTACTGCTGCTTTTTGGCAGCTTCGTGCCGTGGCTCGGAGCGGCGATCCTCGCGGTGATGTTCGCCGGGACCGCGATCCGCCGCTGGGAGCAGGGCACCGGCGGCCTCTGGCCGGTGGCCGGTGTCACCGTTCTGGTGGCCCTGTCCCCGGTGTGGGCGCCTCAGGCGGGCTGGTGGTGGGTCCAGCCGGGCGTGTGGTTCACCACGATCGCGCTCGCCGGGGCGACGTTCGCGGGCGCGATGGCCCTGCGCCACCGCCGCCTGCCCCGTTTCCTCGTCCGGCTCGGCCTGATCAGTTACTCGCTCTACCTCCTGCACCACCCGCTGCTGAGGCTCGTCAACGCTCTCGCCGGAGACGTGCGGGCCATGCAGCCGGTGGTGCAGGTGGCGCTGTCAGCGGGTTTCGTCGCTGTGGTGATCGGCCTGAGCCGGCTCACCTACCGCTACGTCGAACTGCCGATGCAGCGGCTGGGCAGACGGGTGGCTCAGAGATTGTCGGCGGGCGACTCGGCGCTCTCGGCACCGCCGAAGGGGGTGTCCTCGGAGAGCTCTTCGTCCTTCTCGCTGCCGACCGGATAG
- a CDS encoding polysaccharide deacetylase family protein: MKSPARMLLAVPCALALMATPTAAWSADQPKPTTTAKPATTAKPTSTAKTTAADKAKSAAKVAPVDCAKVKCIALTFDDGPGKYADKLLDTLKKYKSKATFLLEGQYVKSRPAFAKRMAVEGHDLGNHSYTHPHLRELDEAKIREELTKTQELVKQVTGKAPTMIRPPYGELDERVKAIAAEMNMPIMLWNGGSRDWATKNEKAIYDEVLKNAKRDGVILMHDWVAQTVTVMPKLLTALQKQGYHVVAVSSLRGAGAKELKAGDIYPVGSEKDEELSEDTPFGGAESAESPADNL; this comes from the coding sequence ATGAAGTCTCCTGCCCGAATGCTGCTGGCCGTCCCCTGTGCGCTCGCCTTAATGGCCACGCCGACCGCCGCCTGGAGCGCGGACCAGCCGAAACCCACCACCACGGCCAAGCCCGCCACCACGGCGAAGCCCACCAGCACGGCCAAGACCACTGCGGCGGACAAGGCCAAGTCCGCCGCCAAGGTCGCGCCCGTGGACTGCGCGAAGGTCAAGTGCATCGCGCTGACCTTCGACGACGGCCCCGGCAAATACGCCGACAAGCTGCTCGACACCCTCAAGAAGTACAAGTCCAAGGCCACCTTCCTCCTGGAGGGTCAGTACGTGAAGTCGCGTCCGGCCTTCGCCAAGCGGATGGCCGTCGAAGGACACGACCTCGGCAACCACAGCTACACCCACCCGCACCTGCGCGAGCTGGACGAGGCCAAGATCCGCGAGGAGCTGACCAAGACCCAGGAGCTCGTCAAGCAGGTCACCGGCAAGGCGCCGACCATGATCCGCCCGCCGTACGGCGAGCTGGACGAGCGGGTCAAGGCGATCGCGGCCGAGATGAACATGCCGATCATGTTGTGGAACGGCGGCTCCCGCGACTGGGCGACCAAGAACGAGAAGGCCATCTACGACGAGGTGCTCAAGAACGCCAAGCGTGACGGCGTCATCCTCATGCACGACTGGGTCGCGCAGACCGTCACGGTCATGCCGAAGCTGCTGACCGCGCTGCAGAAGCAGGGCTACCACGTCGTGGCGGTCTCCTCCCTGCGTGGTGCCGGCGCCAAGGAGCTCAAGGCCGGCGACATCTATCCGGTCGGCAGCGAGAAGGACGAAGAGCTCTCCGAGGACACCCCCTTCGGCGGTGCCGAGAGCGCCGAGTCGCCCGCCGACAATCTCTGA
- a CDS encoding YbaB/EbfC family nucleoid-associated protein, with product MKHSEAFNAGREGDLHGMIREVGSLVDAFAEALGELDGQKVTGADGTGRVVATVSGSGRLLHVRIDPRAMRDLDHVALGRAVQEAVGAARGAMAESLSEAMGALGGLSQPGSDHDPLAPYFDAILREGDHGRNG from the coding sequence GTGAAGCACAGCGAGGCCTTCAACGCGGGTAGGGAGGGCGACCTCCACGGCATGATCCGCGAGGTCGGGAGCCTGGTCGACGCGTTCGCCGAAGCGCTGGGCGAACTGGACGGGCAGAAGGTGACCGGCGCCGACGGCACCGGCCGGGTGGTGGCCACGGTGTCGGGCTCGGGGAGGCTGCTGCATGTGCGCATCGACCCCCGGGCGATGCGCGACCTCGACCACGTCGCGCTGGGCCGCGCCGTACAGGAGGCCGTCGGGGCGGCGCGTGGAGCGATGGCCGAGAGCCTGAGCGAGGCGATGGGCGCGCTGGGCGGGCTGTCGCAGCCCGGCTCGGACCACGATCCGCTCGCACCGTACTTCGACGCTATTCTGCGGGAGGGTGATCATGGACGAAATGGATGA
- a CDS encoding YbaB/EbfC family nucleoid-associated protein, with product MDEMDELRRLAEQLSKASAEAEAAVAEWGARKFTGTADKGGVVATVDAVGNLLALDISVLSKRRHDGVTLGDAVVVAIHAAEQAAAEAKATMAPDLRMGSGPGPGDLLGDAQRAFEARTGLKGPGFPR from the coding sequence ATGGACGAAATGGATGAGCTGCGGAGGCTCGCGGAGCAGTTGTCAAAGGCGTCGGCCGAGGCCGAGGCGGCCGTGGCCGAATGGGGCGCACGGAAATTCACCGGCACGGCCGACAAAGGCGGTGTCGTCGCGACCGTGGACGCCGTGGGCAACCTGCTGGCGCTCGATATCAGTGTGCTGAGCAAACGGCGGCATGACGGCGTGACCCTGGGCGACGCGGTGGTCGTCGCGATCCACGCGGCCGAGCAGGCGGCTGCGGAGGCGAAGGCCACGATGGCACCGGACCTGCGGATGGGCTCGGGGCCCGGTCCCGGCGACCTGCTCGGCGACGCTCAGCGCGCCTTCGAGGCTCGTACCGGTCTCAAGGGGCCTGGCTTTCCCCGGTAG
- a CDS encoding acyl carrier protein encodes MQDHIDTQIRAFIEPRFPGRSWTDDDDIFALGFVDSMFAMEVVMFVERTFAVAVPNDELHMDNFRSVRSMAALVRRVAAGPQPGAVPA; translated from the coding sequence GTGCAAGATCATATCGACACGCAGATCAGGGCATTCATCGAACCTCGCTTCCCCGGCCGGAGCTGGACCGACGACGACGACATCTTCGCCCTGGGGTTCGTCGACTCGATGTTCGCGATGGAGGTGGTGATGTTCGTCGAGCGGACCTTCGCGGTGGCGGTGCCCAATGACGAGCTTCACATGGACAACTTCCGCAGCGTCCGCTCCATGGCCGCGCTGGTCCGGCGGGTCGCCGCCGGTCCGCAGCCGGGGGCGGTGCCCGCGTGA
- a CDS encoding HAD-IIIC family phosphatase, producing the protein MTASVERRGTGPIKCVVWDLDNTLWDGVLLEDGEVTLRPEVAEVVRVLDERGILQSIASRNHSEAAIEQLERFGLRDYFLAPQIGWNPKSESVAAIAKSLNIGIDTLALIDDQSFELEEVSFSHPGVLCLDARDVAGIPEMPVFTPKFVTEDSRNRRSMYLGSELRDAAQREFGGTSEDFLATLDMTFVISPAAEADLRRAEELSVRTNQLNSTGITYSYEELRGFVRSPDHLLLVAGLDDRFGSYGKIGLGLVERGAEIWTLKLLLMSCRVMSRGVGTVLLNHIMRLARDAGVRLQAEFLPNDRNRVMFVTYRFAGFQEVGTRDGLQILESDLDHIQDPPAYLTVRTG; encoded by the coding sequence GTGACCGCGAGCGTCGAGCGGCGGGGGACCGGCCCGATCAAGTGCGTCGTCTGGGACCTGGACAACACACTGTGGGACGGCGTGCTCCTGGAGGACGGGGAGGTCACCCTCCGGCCCGAGGTCGCGGAGGTCGTCCGGGTGCTCGACGAGCGGGGGATCCTGCAGTCGATCGCCAGCCGGAACCACAGCGAGGCCGCCATCGAGCAACTGGAGCGGTTCGGCCTGCGCGATTACTTCCTCGCCCCCCAGATCGGCTGGAACCCGAAGTCCGAGTCCGTGGCGGCCATCGCGAAGAGCCTGAACATCGGGATCGACACGCTGGCGCTGATCGACGACCAGTCGTTCGAGCTGGAGGAGGTGTCCTTCAGCCATCCCGGGGTGCTCTGCCTGGACGCCCGGGACGTGGCCGGGATTCCGGAGATGCCGGTCTTCACGCCGAAGTTCGTCACCGAGGACTCCCGCAACCGGCGGTCGATGTATCTGGGATCCGAGCTCAGGGACGCCGCCCAGCGTGAGTTCGGCGGGACCAGCGAGGACTTCCTGGCCACGCTCGACATGACCTTCGTGATCTCCCCGGCGGCGGAGGCCGACCTGCGGCGTGCCGAGGAGCTCAGCGTCCGCACCAACCAGCTCAACTCCACCGGGATCACCTACTCCTACGAGGAGCTGCGCGGGTTCGTACGGTCTCCCGACCACCTGCTGCTGGTGGCCGGCCTCGACGATAGGTTCGGGTCCTACGGGAAGATCGGCCTCGGACTCGTCGAGCGCGGGGCCGAGATCTGGACGCTCAAGCTCCTGCTCATGTCCTGCCGGGTGATGTCACGGGGCGTCGGGACGGTCCTGCTGAACCACATCATGCGGCTGGCCCGGGACGCCGGCGTGCGGCTCCAGGCGGAGTTCCTGCCCAACGACCGCAACCGGGTGATGTTCGTGACCTACCGCTTCGCGGGCTTCCAGGAGGTCGGGACCCGGGACGGGCTGCAGATCCTGGAGTCCGACCTCGATCACATCCAGGACCCTCCCGCCTACCTGACGGTCCGGACCGGCTGA
- the pseH gene encoding UDP-4-amino-4,6-dideoxy-N-acetyl-beta-L-altrosamine N-acetyltransferase, protein MLRRAFEHESELIRRWRNHPRVRGVSLTDHEIDEAEHHRWWRATMADHTRRILVYEHGGVPSGVVNISGHDVRARQAGWGFYLDVDGLSRRGELLAAWMRVEGEAVEYAFTELGIDTLRGEVLARNEAVRTLHRRHGFVEVGIYTREVAGVEETVVVIEMTKRS, encoded by the coding sequence GTGCTCAGGAGAGCCTTCGAGCACGAGAGCGAGCTGATCCGGCGGTGGCGCAACCACCCCCGGGTGCGCGGGGTCAGCCTCACCGATCACGAGATCGACGAGGCGGAACACCACCGGTGGTGGCGGGCGACGATGGCCGACCACACCCGCCGGATCCTGGTCTACGAGCACGGCGGTGTGCCGAGCGGGGTGGTGAACATCTCCGGTCACGACGTCCGGGCGCGGCAGGCCGGCTGGGGTTTCTACCTCGACGTGGACGGGCTGTCCCGGCGCGGGGAGTTGCTGGCCGCCTGGATGCGGGTCGAGGGCGAGGCGGTCGAGTACGCCTTCACCGAGCTGGGGATCGACACCCTGCGCGGGGAGGTCCTGGCCCGCAACGAGGCGGTCAGGACCCTGCACCGCCGTCACGGGTTCGTCGAGGTCGGCATCTACACACGCGAGGTGGCCGGGGTCGAGGAGACCGTCGTCGTCATAGAGATGACCAAACGATCATGA
- a CDS encoding PseG/SpsG family protein, whose translation MNRVGIRCDAGATIGVGHLMRCLALAEELRDRRLEVVVLGDVGGLGWAREQLARRGLTLIPGPDSPAAMVRAARRLALDAVVIDSYDLDPRCSGALREAGVRVLAIVDGDDRGQDADVYLDQNLGAERRPDRSPAGAVRLAGVRYALLRDDVRRLRRQEPVETVRPEAAPESVKAVRRGTTEPVPRRSVAAGRPPRVLCFLGGTDAAGVVSVVASGLVATRAPFLATVVTPRAGALDHLVPADGQVIHRIPPTDDLPRLIAAADLVVTAAGGSVWELLHLGKAAALAWVAENQRPAYEEVVSRGLAAGLGRLDAATAADGPARACLRALLTCARTRTELGMRGPALVDGEGRARVADALLSS comes from the coding sequence ATGAACCGCGTCGGCATCCGGTGCGACGCGGGCGCCACCATCGGCGTCGGCCACCTGATGCGCTGCCTGGCCCTCGCCGAGGAGCTGCGGGACCGGCGACTGGAGGTCGTCGTCCTCGGTGACGTCGGCGGTCTGGGCTGGGCGAGGGAGCAGCTGGCCCGGCGCGGCCTGACACTCATCCCCGGACCGGACAGCCCGGCCGCCATGGTCCGGGCCGCGCGCCGCCTCGCGCTCGACGCCGTGGTCATCGACTCCTACGACCTCGACCCCCGTTGCTCGGGGGCGCTGCGCGAGGCGGGCGTCAGGGTGCTGGCCATCGTCGACGGGGACGACCGGGGCCAGGACGCCGACGTCTACCTGGACCAGAACCTCGGCGCCGAGCGCAGGCCGGACCGCTCGCCCGCCGGAGCGGTCCGGCTCGCGGGGGTGCGCTACGCCCTGCTCCGCGACGACGTACGGCGACTGCGACGGCAGGAGCCCGTGGAGACAGTCCGGCCGGAGGCGGCGCCGGAATCGGTGAAGGCCGTCCGCAGAGGGACGACGGAGCCCGTTCCGCGGCGATCCGTGGCGGCCGGACGGCCTCCCCGGGTGCTGTGTTTCCTCGGGGGCACCGACGCGGCCGGAGTGGTCTCCGTCGTCGCGAGCGGACTCGTCGCGACGCGCGCACCGTTCCTGGCGACGGTCGTCACACCGCGTGCGGGAGCGCTGGACCACCTCGTACCGGCGGACGGTCAGGTGATCCACCGGATCCCGCCCACCGACGACCTCCCCCGTCTGATCGCGGCGGCGGACCTCGTCGTCACAGCAGCGGGCGGCAGCGTGTGGGAGCTTCTCCACCTGGGGAAGGCCGCCGCGCTCGCCTGGGTGGCGGAGAACCAGCGGCCGGCCTACGAGGAGGTGGTCTCGCGTGGGCTGGCGGCCGGACTCGGCCGTCTCGACGCCGCGACAGCCGCGGACGGCCCCGCCCGCGCCTGCCTGCGGGCGCTGCTCACCTGCGCCCGCACCCGTACGGAGCTCGGCATGCGCGGGCCCGCGCTGGTCGACGGGGAGGGCAGGGCACGGGTCGCCGACGCGCTGCTCTCCTCGTGA